Proteins from one Gossypium raimondii isolate GPD5lz chromosome 8, ASM2569854v1, whole genome shotgun sequence genomic window:
- the LOC105790050 gene encoding pentatricopeptide repeat-containing protein At2g27800, mitochondrial encodes MNIKMIALRRNCLINLFHRCPFHYFPFYSVFSCNLGTFKNPQHSPFTFTQINPSSITSPTSISHQFYTYFYSTKAPSRSYRRRVNKRLKASQKPVLDQAKFQQVISQLPPRFTADELYNVITLEDDPLVCWELFNWAAQQPRFKHNVSTYHITIKKLGVAKMYEEMDVVVNQVLALRSFGSEPLYNTMIYFFAEARMLTRAVNIFKHMRNNRKFDCRPSIRTYNILFTAMLSRGKDSYINHMYMETIRCLFRQMVDDGIEPDVFTLNSMIKGYVLSLHVNDALRVFHQMGVVYKCLPNAFSYDYLIYGLCAQGRTNNARELCDEMKRNGFTPSGKSYNSLVNALAIAGEVEEAVHYLREMIEMRKSADLITYRTILDEICRRGRVEEAMGLLRELQSKDLVDGHTYRKLLYAMEDSYGD; translated from the coding sequence ATGAACATCAAAATGATAGCTCTTCGTAGAAATTGCTTGATTAATCTTTTTCACAGGTGCCCATTTCACTATTTCCCCTTTTACTCtgttttttcttgtaatttagGTACCTTCAAAAACCCTCAACACAGCCCGTTTACCTTTACTCAAATCAACCCATCATCCATTACATCTCCCACttcaatttcacatcaattttACACTTATTTTTACTCAACTAAAGCCCCATCAAGATCATATAGAAGGAGGGTCAATAAGAGATTAAAAGCTAGTCAAAAGCCTGTTCTTGACCAAGCTAAATTTCAACAAGTCATTTCACAACTCCCACCTAGGTTCACTGCTGATGAGCTTTACAATGTAATAACACTAGAGGATGATCCTTTAGTGTGTTGGGAATTATTCAATTGGGCTGCTCAACAACCTAGGTTTAAGCACAATGTTTCCACTTATCATATTACCATAAAGAAGCTCGGTGTTGCGAAAATGTATGAAGAAATGGATGTTGTTGTTAACCAAGTGCTCGCACTTCGTTCGTTCGGTTCTGAGCCACTTTATAATACCATGATTTACTTTTTTGCTGAAGCCAGGATGTTAACTAGAGCTGTGAATATATTTAAGCATATGAGGAACAATCGGAAATTCGATTGTAGGCCGTCTATTAGGACGTATAACATTCTTTTCACCGCGATGTTGAGCAGGGGAAAGGATTCTTATATAAACCATATGTATATGGAGACTATTAGGTGTTTGTTCAGGCAAATGGTTGATGACGGGATCGAACCTGATGTTTTCACGTTGAATTCTATGATAAAAGGATACGTGCTTTCACTTCATGTCAATGATGCTCTTCGTGTGTTTCACCAGATGGGTGTGGTTTACAAGTGCTTGCCTAATGCTTTTTCCTATGATTATTTGATTTACGGGTTATGTGCGCAAGGTAGAACGAATAATGCTAGGGAGTTGTGTGATGAAATGAAGAGAAACGGGTTTACTCCTAGTGGTAAATCGTATAACTCCCTTGTGAATGCTTTGGCAATTGCTGGAGAGGTTGAAGAAGCGGTGCATTATTTGAGAGAGATGATTGAAATGCGGAAGTCTGCTGATTTGATAACATATAGAACGATTTTGGATGAGATTTGCAGAAGAGGAAGGGTCGAGGAAGCCATGGGATTGTTAAGAGAGTTGCAAAGTAAAGATCTTGTCGATGGACATACTTATCGGAAACTTCTTTATGCAATGGAGGATAGCTATGGGGATTGA
- the LOC105790051 gene encoding protein transport protein Sec61 subunit beta produces MLIVQNITILPSTFHSSPPPLSLAEIKGRKILTHTHTQKKKSHYSPKTMARGSSQSQNTASSTTTRPGVMAPRGSAAATAGMRRRRVTGGAAATSELTTVGSGSSNMLRFYTDDAPGLKISPTVVLVMSFCFIAFVVALHAFGKIYRAKAGAGAGP; encoded by the coding sequence atgctgATCGTCCAaaatattactattttaccctccACATTTCACTCTTCTCCCCCACCTCTCTCTCTCGCAGAaattaaaggaagaaaaatactcacacacacacacacacaaaaaaagaaatcacaTTATTCTCCCAAAACCATGGCAAGAGGTTCCTCCCAGTCGCAAAACACCGCTTCCTCCACCACCACCCGTCCCGGCGTCATGGCTCCTCGCGGTTCCGCTGCCGCGACGGCCGGAATGCGTCGTCGCAGGGTTACGGGAGGCGCTGCTGCCACCTCCGAATTGACCACCGTCGGCTCCGGATCGAGCAACATGCTCCGGTTCTACACAGACGATGCTCCGGGCTTGAAGATCTCCCCTACCGTTGTTCTTGTCATGAGTTTTTGCTTCATTGCCTTCGTCGTTGCTCTCCACGCTTTTGGCAAGATCTATCGCGCCAAAGCTGGAGCCGGAGCTGGACCGTGA